A stretch of the Psychroserpens sp. Hel_I_66 genome encodes the following:
- the secY gene encoding preprotein translocase subunit SecY codes for MKFIDTLKNVWKITELKDRIILTLGLLLVYRFGAQVVLPGIDASQLGGLADGTDGGILGILNMFTGGAFANASVFALGIMPYISASIVVQLMGIAIPYLQKLQKEGASGQKKITQITRWLTIIICLFQAPGYLASLQPAFGIPSTAFLLGTGPQFYISSVIILVTGCIFAMWLGEKITDKGIGNGISLLIMVGIIATLPQSFIQNAASRLDGGGNGGLMMILIELVVWFVIILACIMLVMAVRKIAVQYARRTASGGYEKNVFGGNRQFLPLKLNASGVMPIIFAQAIMFVPSLVGKSLGSSSEVGQWMQAQFNDPFGLWYNVLFAVLIIVFTYFYTAITVPTNKMADDLKRSGGFIPGIRPGTETSEYLDKIMSQITLPGSIFLALIAVFPAIIVKVMGVQGGWALFFGGTSLLIMVGVAIDTMQQVNSYLLNKHYDGLMKTGKNRKAVA; via the coding sequence ATGAAATTTATAGATACATTAAAAAATGTTTGGAAAATAACTGAGCTAAAAGACAGAATCATTCTTACACTTGGTTTGCTTTTAGTGTACCGTTTTGGTGCTCAAGTTGTTTTACCAGGTATTGATGCAAGTCAACTTGGAGGTTTAGCTGATGGTACTGATGGAGGTATATTAGGAATCCTTAATATGTTTACTGGTGGAGCCTTCGCAAATGCCTCAGTTTTTGCATTGGGCATCATGCCTTATATTTCTGCATCTATTGTTGTTCAATTGATGGGAATTGCTATTCCTTATTTACAGAAATTACAAAAAGAAGGAGCTAGCGGACAAAAGAAAATAACACAAATCACACGTTGGTTGACAATTATTATTTGTTTATTTCAAGCACCAGGTTACTTAGCTAGTTTACAGCCTGCATTTGGTATACCATCTACAGCATTTTTATTAGGCACAGGACCTCAGTTCTATATATCTTCAGTAATCATATTAGTAACAGGTTGTATCTTTGCAATGTGGTTAGGAGAGAAAATAACAGATAAAGGTATTGGTAACGGTATATCACTATTGATTATGGTTGGTATTATTGCAACTTTACCCCAATCGTTTATCCAAAACGCAGCATCTCGTTTAGATGGTGGAGGAAATGGTGGTCTTATGATGATTTTGATTGAACTGGTAGTTTGGTTTGTAATCATTTTAGCGTGTATCATGTTAGTAATGGCTGTTCGCAAAATTGCTGTTCAATATGCAAGACGTACCGCTTCTGGTGGTTATGAAAAAAATGTATTTGGAGGTAATAGACAATTTTTACCATTAAAGCTTAACGCATCTGGTGTAATGCCAATTATATTTGCTCAAGCAATTATGTTTGTACCAAGTTTAGTTGGAAAATCTTTAGGTTCTTCTAGTGAAGTTGGTCAGTGGATGCAAGCACAGTTTAATGATCCTTTTGGGTTATGGTATAACGTATTGTTTGCAGTGTTGATTATTGTATTTACATATTTCTACACAGCTATTACTGTTCCTACGAACAAAATGGCAGATGATTTAAAAAGAAGTGGAGGTTTTATTCCAGGTATAAGACCAGGAACTGAAACTTCAGAATATTTAGATAAAATAATGTCTCAAATTACATTACCAGGATCTATATTTTTGGCTTTAATAGCTGTGTTCCCAGCAATTATCGTAAAAGTTATGGGTGTTCAAGGTGGTTGGGCATTATTCTTTGGTGGTACATCACTACTAATTATGGTTGGAGTTGCAATAGACACGATGCAACAAGTGAATTCATACCTGTTGAATAAACATTATGATGGCTTGATGAAGACTGGCAAAAACAGAAAAGCAGTAGCTTAA
- the infA gene encoding translation initiation factor IF-1, producing MAKQSAIEQDGSIIEALSNAMFRVELENGHIVTAHISGKMRMHYIKLLPGDKVKLEMSPYDLTKARITYRY from the coding sequence ATGGCAAAACAATCAGCAATAGAGCAAGACGGATCAATTATAGAAGCATTGTCAAATGCTATGTTCCGAGTTGAACTAGAAAATGGTCACATTGTGACTGCACACATTTCAGGTAAAATGCGTATGCATTATATAAAATTATTACCTGGAGATAAAGTAAAATTAGAAATGAGTCCTTATGATTTAACTAAGGCTCGCATAACTTATAGATACTAA
- the ykgO gene encoding type B 50S ribosomal protein L36: MKVRASIKKRSADCKLVRRKGRLYVINKKNPRFKQRQG, translated from the coding sequence ATGAAAGTTAGAGCATCAATTAAAAAAAGAAGTGCAGACTGTAAATTAGTCCGCAGAAAAGGTAGACTTTACGTCATTAACAAAAAGAATCCTAGATTCAAACAAAGACAAGGGTAA
- the rpsM gene encoding 30S ribosomal protein S13, translating to MARIAGVDIPKQKRGVISLTYIYGVGRSRAQEILASAKVDENIKVQDWTDEQIGAIRDAVGTYTIEGELRSETQLNIKRLMDIGCYRGIRHRAGLPLRGQRTKNNSRTRKGRRKTVANKKKATK from the coding sequence ATGGCAAGAATTGCAGGTGTAGACATACCAAAACAGAAAAGAGGAGTTATCTCTTTAACTTATATCTACGGAGTAGGTAGAAGTAGAGCACAAGAAATTTTAGCTAGCGCTAAAGTTGACGAAAACATCAAAGTACAAGATTGGACAGATGAGCAAATTGGAGCAATCCGTGACGCTGTTGGAACTTATACTATTGAAGGTGAATTACGATCAGAAACACAATTGAACATTAAGCGATTAATGGATATTGGTTGTTACAGAGGTATTCGTCATAGAGCTGGACTTCCATTAAGAGGTCAAAGAACTAAAAACAACTCTAGAACTAGAAAAGGTAGAAGAAAAACTGTTGCTAACAAGAAAAAAGCAACTAAATAA
- the rpsK gene encoding 30S ribosomal protein S11: MAKSSTKKRKVIVDAVGEAHVAASFNNIIISLTNKKGDVISWSSAGKMGFRGSKKNTPYAAQLAAEDCAGVAKEAGLKKVKVYVKGPGNGRESAIRSIHNAGIEVTEIIDVTPLPHNGCRPPKRRRV; this comes from the coding sequence ATGGCAAAGTCAAGTACAAAAAAACGTAAAGTAATAGTTGATGCTGTTGGAGAAGCTCATGTAGCTGCATCCTTTAACAACATCATTATTTCTTTAACAAACAAAAAAGGTGACGTTATTTCATGGTCATCTGCTGGTAAAATGGGATTTAGAGGTTCTAAAAAGAACACACCATATGCTGCTCAATTAGCTGCTGAAGATTGTGCAGGAGTAGCAAAAGAAGCTGGTTTAAAGAAAGTAAAAGTTTACGTTAAAGGTCCAGGGAATGGTAGAGAATCTGCTATTAGATCTATTCATAACGCTGGTATCGAAGTAACAGAGATTATCGATGTTACTCCATTACCACATAATGGATGTAGACCTCCAAAAAGAAGAAGAGTATAA
- the rpsD gene encoding 30S ribosomal protein S4: protein MARYTGPKTKIARKFGEAIFGDDKAFEKRNYPPGQHGANKRRGKKSEYAIQLMEKQKAKYTYGILEKQFRNMFKKATAAQGITGEVLLQLCESRLDNVAFRMGLSPSRSGARQLVSHRHITVNGEIVNIPSYQLKAGDVVAVREKSKSLEAIQSSLANSSNVYEWITWNNDTKQGTYVSVPERIQIPENINEQYIVELYSK, encoded by the coding sequence ATGGCAAGATATACTGGTCCTAAAACTAAAATAGCCCGAAAATTCGGTGAAGCTATTTTTGGAGATGATAAAGCTTTCGAGAAAAGAAACTATCCTCCAGGTCAACATGGTGCAAACAAGCGTCGTGGAAAAAAATCTGAATATGCTATCCAATTAATGGAAAAGCAAAAAGCTAAGTATACTTACGGTATATTAGAAAAGCAATTCAGAAACATGTTTAAAAAAGCAACTGCTGCTCAGGGCATTACTGGTGAAGTTCTACTTCAACTTTGTGAGTCTCGTTTAGATAACGTTGCCTTTAGAATGGGATTATCTCCTTCAAGAAGTGGAGCGAGACAATTAGTATCTCACAGACATATTACTGTAAATGGTGAAATAGTCAACATTCCATCTTACCAATTAAAAGCTGGTGATGTTGTAGCTGTAAGAGAAAAATCTAAATCACTAGAAGCTATTCAAAGTTCATTAGCTAATTCTAGCAATGTATATGAATGGATTACTTGGAACAATGATACAAAACAAGGAACTTATGTTTCTGTTCCAGAAAGAATTCAAATTCCAGAAAATATCAACGAGCAATACATCGTCGAATTATATTCTAAATAA
- a CDS encoding DNA-directed RNA polymerase subunit alpha: MAILNFQKPDKVIMIDSTEFEGKFEFRPLEPGYGLTVGNALRRVLLSSLEGFAITSIRVEGVDHEFSTIAGVVEDVTEIILNLKQVNFKRQIDEVDNESVSISISGQNQIKAGDFQKFISGFQVLNKDLVICNLDPKVNINMEITIEKGRGYVPAEENKKASAPIGTIFTDSIYTPIKNVKYSIENWRVEQKTDFEKLVFEIITDGSIAPKDALTEAAKILIHHFMLFSDERITLEADEIAQTETYDEESLHMRQLLKTKLVDMDLSVRALNCLKAAEVDTLGDLVSFNKNDLMKFRNFGKKSLTELEELVNVKGLNFGMDLAKYKLDKD, encoded by the coding sequence ATGGCAATTTTAAATTTTCAGAAACCTGACAAGGTAATCATGATTGATTCAACTGAATTTGAAGGAAAATTCGAATTTAGACCTTTAGAACCAGGTTATGGATTAACAGTAGGTAATGCTTTAAGAAGAGTTTTATTATCTTCACTAGAAGGTTTTGCAATCACATCGATTAGAGTAGAAGGAGTAGATCACGAATTCTCAACAATAGCGGGTGTAGTTGAAGATGTTACAGAAATAATCTTAAATCTTAAACAAGTAAACTTCAAGCGTCAAATTGATGAAGTTGATAACGAGTCTGTTTCAATTTCAATCTCTGGTCAAAATCAAATTAAAGCAGGTGATTTTCAAAAGTTTATTTCAGGTTTTCAAGTATTAAACAAAGATTTAGTCATTTGTAACTTAGATCCTAAAGTAAATATCAATATGGAAATTACTATTGAAAAAGGTAGAGGTTATGTTCCTGCGGAAGAAAATAAAAAAGCTTCAGCACCAATAGGAACAATCTTTACAGATTCAATATATACTCCAATAAAAAACGTAAAATATAGCATTGAAAACTGGCGTGTTGAGCAAAAGACCGATTTTGAGAAATTGGTTTTTGAAATCATTACAGATGGTTCAATTGCACCAAAAGATGCCTTAACAGAAGCAGCTAAAATATTAATTCACCACTTCATGTTATTCTCAGATGAGCGTATCACTTTAGAGGCTGATGAAATCGCACAAACCGAAACTTATGATGAAGAATCACTTCACATGAGACAACTATTGAAAACTAAATTAGTTGATATGGATCTTTCTGTACGTGCTCTAAATTGTTTAAAAGCTGCAGAAGTAGATACCTTGGGAGACTTAGTATCTTTCAATAAAAATGATTTAATGAAGTTCCGTAACTTTGGTAAGAAATCTTTAACAGAGCTTGAAGAGCTTGTAAATGTTAAAGGTCTTAACTTCGGAATGGACTTAGCAAAATACAAATTAGATAAAGATTAA
- the rplQ gene encoding 50S ribosomal protein L17, producing the protein MRHGKKFNHLGRQTAHRKAMLANMACSLIEHKRINTTVAKAKALKQFVEPMITKSKSDTTHNRRIVMAKLRQKDVVAELFRDVAPKIGDRPGGYTRIIKLGNRLGDNADMAMIELVDYNEIYNAGKVEKKTTRRSRRGGSKPAATPVETKATNEEE; encoded by the coding sequence ATGAGACACGGAAAGAAATTTAACCATTTAGGAAGACAAACTGCCCATAGAAAGGCAATGTTAGCTAACATGGCATGTTCGTTAATCGAGCACAAACGCATCAACACAACAGTGGCTAAAGCAAAAGCTTTAAAACAATTTGTTGAGCCAATGATTACAAAGTCAAAATCTGATACAACTCACAATAGACGTATCGTTATGGCTAAGTTAAGACAAAAAGACGTTGTTGCTGAGTTGTTCAGAGACGTAGCTCCCAAAATAGGTGACCGTCCAGGTGGTTATACCAGAATCATTAAATTAGGTAATAGACTTGGTGATAATGCTGATATGGCAATGATAGAGTTAGTAGATTATAATGAAATCTATAATGCAGGTAAAGTAGAGAAGAAGACAACTAGAAGAAGTCGTCGAGGAGGCTCTAAGCCAGCTGCTACTCCAGTAGAGACTAAAGCAACTAACGAAGAAGAATAA
- the carA gene encoding glutamine-hydrolyzing carbamoyl-phosphate synthase small subunit, with protein MKYQKRKKALILLADGTIFHGKSIGKEGTAFGEVCFNTGTTGYQEIFTDPSYYGQLMVTTNAHIGNYGTLAEEVESDNIKIAGLICRNFSFNYSRPAGDKSLEEFLKDNNLLAISNVDTRALVSHIRDYGAMNAVISTDVDNIEGLKKQLSEVPSMEGLELASQVSTKEPYYFGNENATYKIAALDIGIKKNILRNLAKRDAYIKVFPYNSTFEDLESFKPNGYFLSNGPGDPEPLVEAQSIAKEIIKRDLPLFGICLGHQVIALANGISTYKMHHGHRGINHPVKNLVTTKGEITSQNHGFAINREETENHPDIAITHIHLNDQTVAGIKMTNKNCFSVQYHPEAGPGPNDSNYLFDQFIQNMQKK; from the coding sequence ATGAAATACCAAAAACGTAAAAAAGCCCTAATCTTACTCGCAGACGGAACAATTTTTCACGGTAAATCAATTGGCAAGGAAGGAACTGCCTTTGGTGAAGTTTGTTTTAATACAGGTACAACAGGATACCAGGAAATTTTCACAGATCCATCTTATTATGGTCAATTAATGGTAACCACCAATGCACACATTGGTAATTATGGTACATTGGCAGAAGAAGTAGAATCTGACAACATTAAAATTGCTGGTCTAATTTGTAGAAATTTTAGTTTCAATTATTCTCGACCAGCGGGAGATAAATCGCTAGAGGAGTTCTTGAAAGATAACAATCTATTGGCAATATCAAATGTAGATACAAGAGCTTTAGTTAGTCACATAAGAGATTACGGAGCAATGAATGCAGTAATTTCTACAGATGTCGATAACATAGAGGGTTTGAAAAAACAATTGTCCGAAGTGCCAAGTATGGAAGGTTTGGAGTTAGCCTCTCAGGTGTCCACAAAAGAACCTTATTACTTCGGAAATGAGAACGCAACCTATAAAATCGCTGCATTGGATATTGGTATCAAAAAGAATATACTTCGCAATCTTGCAAAACGTGATGCTTATATTAAAGTATTTCCTTACAACTCAACATTTGAAGATTTAGAATCTTTCAAACCAAATGGTTATTTTTTATCTAACGGTCCTGGCGATCCAGAACCATTGGTTGAAGCTCAGTCTATCGCAAAGGAAATCATAAAGAGAGATTTACCATTGTTTGGTATTTGTTTGGGGCATCAAGTTATTGCCCTGGCAAACGGTATTTCAACATACAAAATGCACCACGGTCATAGAGGGATAAACCATCCAGTTAAAAATTTGGTAACCACAAAAGGGGAAATCACATCACAAAACCATGGATTTGCCATTAATAGAGAAGAAACCGAAAACCATCCGGATATTGCAATTACCCACATCCACCTTAATGACCAAACTGTAGCAGGAATAAAAATGACAAATAAAAATTGTTTTTCGGTTCAATATCACCCAGAAGCAGGTCCAGGACCAAACGATTCAAACTATTTATTTGATCAGTTTATCCAGAATATGCAAAAAAAATAA